One genomic window of Microbacterium sp. BH-3-3-3 includes the following:
- a CDS encoding LysR family substrate-binding domain-containing protein produces MVNGKGSRGRGGAPRRGGPARPVAAGRARPAKKSVARPTPPPREEPRTFVLGAVPGATPGKWIDLWRERMPHVSLELREITVEHQRAAIDDLDAALVRLPLAASEDLHVIELYEEQPVVVMSTDSELTAADELALADLAGQVVIAAADDVLHVIVPDAVPPAFAPPGDTAQAIATVATGVGVVIVPMSLARAHRRRDVEYRVLQDGPVSTVALAWLRENTTPDVEAFVGVVRGRTARSSR; encoded by the coding sequence ATGGTGAACGGCAAGGGCTCTCGGGGACGCGGCGGCGCGCCCCGGCGCGGCGGACCCGCCCGTCCCGTCGCCGCGGGCCGCGCACGACCCGCGAAGAAGAGCGTCGCCCGCCCGACCCCGCCCCCTCGGGAGGAGCCGCGCACCTTCGTCCTGGGCGCCGTCCCCGGCGCGACGCCCGGCAAGTGGATCGATCTGTGGCGTGAACGCATGCCCCACGTCTCGCTGGAGCTTCGAGAGATCACGGTCGAGCACCAGCGCGCGGCCATCGACGACCTCGATGCCGCCCTGGTGCGCCTGCCTCTGGCGGCATCCGAGGACCTGCACGTGATCGAGCTCTACGAGGAGCAGCCGGTCGTGGTGATGTCCACGGATTCCGAGCTCACCGCCGCCGACGAGCTCGCACTGGCCGACCTCGCGGGGCAGGTGGTGATCGCCGCGGCCGATGACGTCTTGCACGTCATCGTCCCGGATGCCGTGCCCCCCGCGTTCGCGCCCCCGGGCGACACCGCCCAGGCGATCGCCACCGTCGCCACCGGCGTGGGTGTGGTGATCGTGCCGATGTCCCTCGCTCGCGCGCACCGTCGTCGCGACGTGGAGTACCGGGTCCTGCAGGACGGACCCGTGTCCACGGTCGCGCTGGCCTGGCTGCGGGAGAACACGACGCCCGATGTCGAGGCGTTCGTGGGCGTCGTGCGGGGCCGCACGGCGCGTTCCTCCCGCTGA